The Arachis hypogaea cultivar Tifrunner chromosome 19, arahy.Tifrunner.gnm2.J5K5, whole genome shotgun sequence genome has a window encoding:
- the LOC112779694 gene encoding probable pectate lyase 4: MASILWHFVLPIFLATLFSPSPTYGAKQSKIIGMKMNVIDRCWRRDPQWRSHRAQLANCSIGYAGKMMNNIGSDLIHYEVIDPTDDPINPKPGTLRYGASVIQQKVWITFKRDMKITLAKPLLISSFTAIDGRGANVHIAHNACFMIFKATNVIIHNVRIHDCKAQAPGLVMGANGKVISLGQVDGDAIRLVTASKIWIDHNTLQDCEDGLLDVTRGSTDVTVSNNWFRNQDKVMLLGHDDGYIRDQNMKVTVVYNHFGPNCNQRMPRIRHGYAHVANNLYQGWMQYAIGGSMGPSLKSQSNLFIAPESGNKEVTWRKGNSENGNMWEFHSIGDAFENGASFTVTKGGRVPKPNYSEEQYFKVLDAKSVRFLTRSSGVL, translated from the exons ATGGCTAGTATCCTTTGGCACTTTGTTTTGCCCATTTTTCTTGCCACCCTTTTCTCTCCAAGCCCTACTTATGGTGCCAAGCAATCCAAAATAATTGGCATGAAAATGAATGTGATTGATCGGTGCTGGAGACGGGATCCCCAATGGAGGAGCCACCGCGCGCAACTCGCGAACTGCTCCATTGGCTATGCTGGCAAGATGATGAACAACATTGGCAGTGACCTCATCCATTATGAAGTTATAGACCCTACTGATGACCCCATAAACCCTAAGCCTGGTACCTTGCGATATGGAGCTTCTGTGATTCAACAAAAAGTTTGGATCACATTTAAAAGAGACATGAAAATTACATTGGCAAAACCCCTTCTCATTAGTAGCTTTACCGCCATTGATGGCCGCGGCGCCAACGTCCACATTGCTCATAACGCATGCTTTATGATCTTTAAG GCGACGAACGTAATAATCCACAACGTTCGGATCCATGATTGTAAAGCACAAGCTCCGGGATTGGTGATGGGTGCAAATGGGAAGGTGATTTCATTAGGTCAAGTTGATGGGGATGCCATTAGATTAGTCACTGCTTCAAAGATTTGGATTGATCATAATACACTTCAAGATTGCGAAGATGGTCTTCTTGATGTTACACGGGGTTCCACTGATGTCACTGTCTCCAATAACTGGTTCCGGAACCAAGATAAGGTTATGCTTCTTGGGCATGATGATGGATATATTAGAGACCAGAACATGAAAGTTACTGTTGTGTACAATCATTTTGGACCAAATTGTAACCAGCGTATGCCAAG GATCCGTCATGGATATGCACATGTAGCAAACAATCTATACCAGGGATGGATGCAATATGCTATTGGTGGAAGCATGGGACCTAGCCTCAAAAGCCAATCTAACCTCTTCATAGCCCCCGAATCTGGGAACAAGGag GTGACATGGAGAAAAGGCAACAGCGAAAATGGGAACATGTGGGAATTCCATTCTATAGGGGATGCTTTTGAAAATGGAGCTTCTTTCACGGTAACAAAAGGAGGACGTGTGCCAAAGCCAAATTATAGTGAGGAACAATATTTTAAGGTTCTTGATGCTAAATCTGTCAGATTTTTGACAAGATCCTCTGGCGTACTATGA
- the LOC112777966 gene encoding uncharacterized protein: MKTPPNSEDELEEDNDSDDACPVFREGARFGELHLEVGMKFGTKWDFRKAVREYTIQEGRRIRLAKNDNIRCRAVCKVKECPWVVYASRDYENNCWQIKTFNDDHTCPREDKNKAANRNWVCNELVKKDANHHIYVIAWAIVEIENRERWKWFLELLHLDLEHYKENGWCFISDMQKGLISVVQEECARATTHQEFRDGMDKIKRPNEDAWAYLDKWQRDAWTRSAFSHKPKLGSICNNACEVFNAKIKAVRTKPIITLLEEVRMFVIRTIAKNKVKLNNHTGVLTSVIKSIPCVHACDALSRVNKPPEDFCHRLLRMESYREIYNHHINPIPGQSLWEHAEECNRPHVPKIKRKPGKLQMKRRMNADEKGGGGSKKSKTDPNGDNVHLKRQLGPFTCSFCGNKGHTKRCCKKKRACDAAAAAVVVAEADKKKKNKGGAPASEQQLQQPQDDGDQRDGENNPLV, translated from the exons ATGAAGACTCCTCCAAATTCAGAAGATGAACTAGAAGAAGACAACGATTCTGATGACGCATGTCCAGTGTTTAGGGAGGGTGCAAGATTTGGTGAGTTGCATCTTGAGGTGGGTATGAAATTTGGCACAAAGTGGGACTTTAGAAAAGCTGTTAGGGAGTATACAATTCAAGAGGGTAGGCGCATACGCCTTGCGAAGAACGATAACATAAGGTGCAGGGCAGTTTGTAAGGTTAAGGAGTGTCCTTGGGTGGTTTATGCATCAAGGGACTATGAGAACAATTGTTGGCAGATCAAAACCTTTAATGACGACCACACATGTCCCAGGGAAGACAAAAATAAGGCTGCTAATAGGAATTGGGTCTGCAACGAGCTTGTGAAGAAG GATGCGAACCATCATATCTACGTCATTGCATGGGCAATTGTGGAGATAGAGAATAGGGAGAGATGGAAGTGGTTTCTTGAATTACTGCATCTAGACTTAGAACACTACAAAGAAAATGGCTGGTGCTTTATATCCGATATGCAAAAG GGACTAATATCAGTAGTGCAAGAG GAATGTGCAAGGGCAACGACTCATCAAGAGTTCAGGGATGGAATGGACAAGATAAAAAGACCGAATGAAGATGCATGGGCATATTTAGATAAATGGCAAAGAGATGCATGGACTAGAAGCGCATTCAGCCATAAGCCGAAGTTGGGTAGCATTTGTAACAATGCATGCGAGGTGTTCAATGCAAAGATCAAGGCTGTGAGAACCAAGCCCATTATAACATTGTTGGAGGAGGTTCGAATGTTCGTTATACGAACCATAGCCAAGAACAAGGTGAAACTAAACAATCACACTGGAGTGCTCACATCGGTTATAAAGA GTATTCCTTGTGTGCATGCATGTGATGCACTATCTCGGGTTAACAAGCCACCAGAAGACTTTTGTCATCGCTTGCTAAGGATGGAGTCATACAGGGAAATATATAATCATCATATTAATCCAATTCCTGGACAATCATTATGGGAGCATGCAGAAGAATGTAACAGGCCACATGTACCAAAAATAAAGAGGAAACCTGGAAAACTACAGATGAAGAGAAGGATGAATGCTGATGAGAAGGGTGGTGGAGGATCTAAAAAGTCTAAAACTGATCCCAATGGAGATAATGTTCATCTAAAGAGGCAGTTGGGTCCCTTTACTTGCAGTTTCTGTGGTAATAAAGGACATACAAAGAGATGTTGCAAGAAGAAGAGAGCTTGTGATGCTGCTGCGGCTGCTGTTGTAGTTGCTGAGGctgataagaagaagaaaaataaaggaggTGCTCCTGCATCTGAGCAGCAACTTCAGCAGCCTCAAGATGATGGTGACCAACGTGATGGAGAAAACAATCCTCTTGTGTAG